In Mixophyes fleayi isolate aMixFle1 chromosome 11, aMixFle1.hap1, whole genome shotgun sequence, one DNA window encodes the following:
- the KLHDC7A gene encoding kelch domain-containing protein 7A, translating to MINPAWESTVWQLDMQLVGKVALSATALFILALAYRFYRFRTPKRPGTHDPGPTKEESTLYSPQRDYINDETGNLRLRRVNSNLQNSLVTDPGKKHLTDIPGLITSKLYDKAQEGFVTGEIICKNQNGFNSGDPEELNNTLDPLQSHCPARDDECQKDECDGEETFKKTYGEDYRQDPEGKEMYEKSEPQKDNSGGSIRNITALSSIDMSLSHENESSQELHRFSSISEVQMQENILPEDGNSPEKLTPGGLRGKVYNYHVESTSQSVTAEKTCDIGVCPPHSPLTHIKNDLPASVEGGEKEQKETTDDDTCHTSSEQVHPSQEQDISIDNNKKEERIERDTETEGIRPNFSPLATASKSTTNEIDQSSTFVNIQSRPDTYHVSLNPESTFDIHLDLGNCYEVLCLAKKHKLDVLKTAAYKIMSKDYLQVLQDPSIYGRLNVTERDLILENRMKGRRFVVVADINTQATSASQESSLSYYDSDNDRWHPLSHIPAEAVSRGCAMATMFNYIFVVLGCDGPGRQMKPSKRVLCYNPLTDTWKEVGSVNEARPHCKLVALDGYLYAIGGECLHTVERYDPRQNKWSYVARLPNDTFAVAHMATAYDDEIFVTGGTIRYILLRYRHQENTWKSSLISGSKDRTTEMVAANNFLYRFDLNRSMGIGVHRCNIRARIWYECANYAMPYPAPFHCVVIDNNIHCISRNFHLRLLTHDISPKFVNVDLQPVPSPKGLLFPLVLALPMKDAH from the coding sequence ATGATTAACCCTGCTTGGGAGAGCACAGTCTGGCAGTTGGACATGCAGCTTGTAGGGAAAGTTGCTCTCTCAGCTACTGCCTTGTTTATATTGGCATTAGCCTATAGATTCTATAGGTTCCGGACCCCTAAAAGACCCGGCACCCATGATCCTGGTCCCACCAAAGAGGAGAGCACCCTGTATTCCCCCCAGCGGGATTACATTAACGATGAAACTGGTAATCTGAGACTCAGGCGAGTAAACAGTAATCTGCAGAACAGCTTAGTCACAGATCCTGGAAAGAAGCACCTCACCGATATACCCGGCCTCATCACAAGCAAACTTTACGACAAAGCTCAGGAGGGATTTGTAACTGGTGAGATCATCTGCAAAAACCAAAATGGTTTTAACAGCGGGGACCCAGAAGAGTTGAATAACACTCTTGATCCCCTACAAAGCCACTGTCCAGCTAGAGATGACGAATGCCAGAAGGACGAGTGTGATGGAGAGGAAACATTCAAAAAAACATACGGCGAGGATTACAGGCAGGATCCAGAAGGAAAAGAAATGTATGAGAAGTCGGAGCCGCAAAAAGACAACTCTGGAGGGTCCATCAGAAACATCACAGCTCTTAGTTCTATTGACATGTCTTTAAGTCACGAAAATGAATCATCACAGGAATTGCACAGGTTCTCCTCCATTTCAGAAGTGCAAATGCAGGAGAATATCCTCCCAGAAGATGGAAACTCACCTGAGAAGCTCACACCAGGAGGTTTAAGAGGGAAGGTATATAACTATCATGTAGAGTCCACTTCTCAATCAGTCACTGCAGAGAAAACTTGTGATATTGGGGTTTGCCCTCCCCATTCACCCCTCACTCATATAAAAAATGATTTGCCAGCATCAGTGGAGGGAGGAGAAAAAGAGCAAAAGGAGACCACTGATGATGATACATGTCATACGAGCTCGGAACAAGTGCACCCATCTCAAGAACAAGACATATCCATAGACAATAATAAGAAGGAAGAGAGAATAGAAAGAGACACAGAAACTGAAGGGATCAGGCCGAATTTCAGTCCTCTGGCCACTGCATCCAAATCAACCACTAACGAAATTGATCAGAGcagtacatttgtaaatatacaATCAAGACCCGATACCTACCATGTTTCTTTGAATCCAGAGTCCACATTTGATATACACCTGGATTTGGGAAATTGTTATGAGGTGTTATGCTTGGCCAAGAAACACAAACTTGACGTCCTTAAAACAGCTGCCTACAAGATAATGAGTAAGGACTATTTACAGGTTCTTCAGGACCCTTCAATCTATGGGCGCCTCAATGTCACTGAAAGGGACTTAATCTTGGAAAATAGGATGAAGGGAAGGcgttttgttgttgttgccgaCATTAACACTCAAGCAACTTCAGCATCTCAAGAGAGCAGCCTAAGTTACTATGACAGTGATAATGATCGGTGGCATCCTCTATCTCACATCCCGGCTGAGGCGGTCAGCAGAGGCTGTGCAATGGCAACTATGTTTAACTATATCTTTGTTGTTCTTGGATGTGATGGTCCCGGGAGACAAATGAAACCGTCCAAACGTGTCCTCTGCTACAACCCCCTAACAGACACCTGGAAGGAAGTTGGGTCAGTCAATGAAGCCAGACCTCATTGCAAACTTGTGGCCCTCGATGGTTATCTATATGCTATTGGAGGTGAATGCCTTCATACAGTTGAAAGGTATGACCCACGCCAAAATAAATGGAGCTATGTTGCACGCCTTCCAAATGACACCTTTGCTGTTGCTCATATGGCAACTGCATATGACGATGAGATCTTTGTGACTGGTGGAACCATCCGATACATCCTTTTGAGATATCGTCATCAAGAGAATACCTGGAAGAGTAGTCTCATTAGCGGTAGCAAAGACCGGACGACAGAGATGGTAGCAGCCAACAACTTTCTATACCGGTTTGACCTGAACCGCAGCATGGGTATCGGTGTCCACCGCTGTAATATTAGAGCCAGAATTTGGTACGAATGTGCAAATTATGCAATGCCATATCCAGCGCCCTTCCACTGTGTGGTCATCGACAACAACATCCACTGCATCAGCAGAAACTTTCACCTACGCCTCCTCACGCATGACATATCACCCAAGTTTGTGAATGTAGACCTACAGCCCGTGCCATCACCAAAAGGGCTTCTTTTTCCACTCGTCCTTGCCCTTCCCATGAAGGACGCACACTGA